One genomic window of Diospyros lotus cultivar Yz01 chromosome 8, ASM1463336v1, whole genome shotgun sequence includes the following:
- the LOC127808498 gene encoding phosphatidate cytidylyltransferase 1-like gives MQKDHGSNPAAAPGRLRHRRRTNEVIPEVGKENGRHLLVNDQNKYKSMLTRVYSSIWMIGGFVLIIYMGHLYIWAMVVVIQIFMARELFNLLRRAREDRHLPGFRLLNWHFFFTAMLFVYGRILSQRLVNTVTSDKFLYHIVSCFIKYHMVTCYFLYIAGFMWFILTLKKKMYKYQFGQYAWTHMILIVVFTQSSFTVANIFEGIFWFLLPASLIVINDIAAYFFGFFFGRTPLIKLSPKKTWEGFIGASVTTIISGFVLANIMGRYEWLTCPRKDLSTGWLHCDPGPLFKPEYFMLPGWITKWFPCGEVQVLPVQWHALLLGLFASIIAPFGGFFASGFKRAFKIKDFGDSIPGHGGITDRMDCQMVMAVFAYIYHQSFVVPQSFSVEMILDQVLMNLTFEELRALYMKLGQIIHDGHIEQY, from the exons ATGCAGAAGGATCATGGCAGCAACCCAGCAGCAGCTCCTGGACGGCTTCGGCATCGTAGACGCACAAATGAG GTTATTCCAGAGGTTGGCAAGGAAAATGGAAGACATTTACTTGTTAATGATCAgaacaaatacaaatcaatgTTGACTCGTGTATATTCATCCATATGGATGATTGGGGGATTTGTGCTCATAATCTACATGGGTCATCTTTATATTTGGGCCATGGTGGTTGTTATCCAAATTTTTATGGCAAGAGAGCTGTTCAATTTACTCAGAAGAGCACGTGAAGATAGACATCTCCCAGGATTTAGGCTTTTGAATTG GCACTTTTTCTTCACTGCTATGCTGTTCGTATATGGTCGCATTCTTAGCCAACGTCTTGTCAACACTGTTACTTCTGACAAATTCTTGTATCATATCGTAAGCTGTTTTATCAAGTATCACATGGTTACCTGTTATTTCTTGTATATTGCAG GTTTTATGTGGTTCATTCTTActctgaagaagaagatgtaCAAGTATCAATTTGGCCAATATGCATGGACACATATGATTCTAATCGTGGTGTTCACACAATCCTCATTCACTGTAGCAAACATATTTGAAGGAATTTTCTG GTTCCTTCTTCCTGCATCACTTATTGTTATCAATGATATTGCTGCTTATTTCTTTGGGTTCTTCTTTGGAAGAACCCCTTTGATCAAGTTATCTCCAAAGAAAACTTGGGAGGGTTTCATTGGAGCATCTGTTACAACTATTATATCAGGATTTGTG CTTGCTAATATTATGGGTCGCTATGAGTGGCTAACATGTCCGAGGAAG GATTTGTCGACTGGTTGGCTTCACTGCGATCCGGGCCCATTGTTTAAACCAGAGTATTTTATGCTGCCAGGGTGGATTACTAAGTGG TTTCCATGTGGGGAGGTCCAAGTTCTACCTGTTCAATGGCATGCATTGTTGCTAGGTCTATTTGCATCAATAATAGCACCTTTTGGAGGCTTTTTTGCTAGTGGTTTCAAAAGAGCTTTCAAGATTAAG GATTTTGGGGACAGTATCCCTGGGCACGGGGGAATTACTGATAGAATGGATTGCCAG ATGGTGATGGCTGTCTTTGCGTACATCTATCATCAGTCGTTTGTTG